A window from Thunnus albacares chromosome 19, fThuAlb1.1, whole genome shotgun sequence encodes these proteins:
- the atp6v1c1b gene encoding V-type proton ATPase subunit C 1-B yields the protein MTEFWLISAPGEKTCQQTWDKLMVATTRTNNLSNNNKFNIPDLKVGTLDVLVGLSDELAKLDTFVEGVVKKVAQYMADVLEDSRDKVQENLLANGVDLVTYITRFQWDMAKYPIKQSLKNISEIISKQATQIDNDLKARASAYNNLKGNLQNLERKNAGSLLTRSLADIVKKEDFVLDSEYLITMLAVVPKTNYADWQKTYETLAEMVVPRSTKLLFEDNDSGLFSVTLFRKAVDDFKHKARENKFTVRDFQYNEEEMKADKEEMTRLSTDKKKQFGPLVRWLKVNFSEAFIAWIHIKALRVFVESVLRYGLPVNFQAMLLQPNKKNMKKLREVLYDLYKHLDSSAAIIDASMDIPGLNLSQQEYYPYVYYKIDCNLLDFKV from the exons ATGACAGAATTCTGGTTGATCTCTGCTCCGGGGGAGAAGACGTGTCAGCAGACTTGGGACAAGCTGATGGTGGCAACAACTCGCACCAACAACCtctccaacaacaacaagttCAACATCCCGGACCTGAAG GTTGGAACACTAGACGTCTTAGTGGGTCTCTCGGATGAGCTGGCTAAACTGGACACATTTGTGGAAGG TGTGGTGAAGAAGGTCGCTCAGTACATGGCTGACGTTCTGGAGGACAGCCGAGACAAAGTCCAGGAGAACTTGCTGGCCAACGGAG TTGACCTGGTCACCTATATCACCAGATTTCAGTGGGATATGGCCAAGTATCCAatcaaacagtcactgaaaaACATCTCTGAGATAATCTCCAAG CAAGCGACTCAGATAGACAACGACCTGAAGGCCCGAGCTTCAGCTTACAACAACCTGAAGGGAAACCTGCAGAACCTGGAGAGGAAGAACGC GGGGAGCTTGTTGACCAGGAGTCTGGCTGACATAGTGAAGAAAGAGGACTTTGTGCTGGACTCAGAGTACCTGATTACCATGCTGGCGGTCGTCCCAAA GACAAACTATGCTGACTGGCAGAAGACGTATGAAACTCTTGCAGAGATGGTCGTGCCGCGCTCCACTAA GCTGCTGTTCGAAGACAACGACAGCGGTCTGTTCAGTGTCACCCTCTTCAGGAAGGCCGTAGACGACTTCAAACACAAGGccagagaaaacaa GTTTACGGTGCGTGATTTCCAGTACaatgaggaggagatgaaggcaGACAAAGAAGAGATGACACGTTTGTCCACCGACAAGAAGAAACAGTTT GGGCCTTTGGTACGATGGCTGAAAGTAAATTTCAGTGAAGCCTTCATCGCGTGGATTCACATAAAAGCTCTGCGTGTGTTTGTGGAGTCAGTGTTGAG ATATGGGCTGCCAGTGAACTTCCAGGCCATGCTGCTCCAGCCCAACAAGAAGAACATGAAGAAGCTGAGAGAGGTGCTGTACGACTTGTACAAACACCTGGACAGCAGCGCTGCCATCATTGAT
- the azin1b gene encoding antizyme inhibitor 1b: protein MKGLADTPSYIIELLEGGVTLEDVIDGHICEQALVEKSAFVVGDLGALMQQHVCWQSTVPQLQPYFPVKCNSSPAVIEVLASLGLGFVCTNKAEVSLVLEHGVPPENIILSGVCKQLAHIKHAAKNNIQHLVCENEAELSKISRLHPSAKLLLQLTTEAHAAETSMAFGSSLKSCRHLLEAAKELGVQVVGVTFHIPSSCQDLQQAYTHALSDARCVFDMGVDLGFNMNILDIGGGFTGSEFQLKQVESAVRPMLDAYFPPLSGVQVLAQPGSFYVASAFSLAVNVIAKKVVTRHWDSLPQGENNEDTEFLYYMNEGVYGPFSHKLLGNSIAAPSVHKHVLCADEAVYPSSLWGPSLDELDQVVERCLLPELSVGDWLLFSNMGACGLEELSCLSGSPQLPVYYTVSTSDWYEMQEAGVALDSAMKNFSMVQYSA from the exons ATGAAAGGACTCGCTGACACACCCAGCTACATCATTGAACTCCTGGAGGGAGGAGTGACCCTTGAAGATGTTATTGATGGACACATCTGCGAGCAGGCTCTG GTGGAGAAGAGTGCGTTCGTGGTGGGTGACCTCGGTGCTCTGATGCAGCAGCATGTATGCTGGCAGAGCACAGTGCCACAGTTGCAGCCTTACTTCCCAGTCAAGTGCAACAGCAGCCCTGCAGTCATCGAGGTGCTGGCCTCCTTGGGCCTGGGCTTTGTCTGCACCAACAAA GCTGAAGTGAGCCTAGTGCTGGAGCATGGCGTGCCACCCGAAAACATCATTCTGTCAGGTGTCTGCAAGCAGCTGGCGCATATCAAGCACGCTGCCAAGAATAACATCCAGCACCTTGTTTGCGAAAATGAGGCTGAGTTGTCCAAGATTTCCCGCCTCCACCCGAGTGCAAA GTTGCTGCTGCAGTTGACCACTGAGGCTCATGCAGCTGAGACCAGTATGGCCTTCGGTTCCTCTCTGAAGAGCTGTCGGCACTTGCTGGAGGCAGCCAAGGAGCTGGGCGTCCAGGTGGTGGGGGTAACCTTCCACATCCCCAGCTCCTGCCAAGACCTGCAACAGGCCTACACCCATGCACTCTCAGACGCCCGCTGTGTGTTTGACATGGGG GTGGACCTGGgctttaacatgaacatcctgGACATTGGAGGTGGATTCACTGGCTCAGAGTTTCAGCTCAAACAG GTTGAGTCTGCAGTCAGACCCATGCTAGATGCTTACTTCCCCCCACTGTCTGGTGTGCAAGTGTTGGCCCAGCCAGGCAGCTTCTACGTGGCCTCTGCTTTCAGCCTGGCTGTCAACGTGATCGCCAAAAAGGTGGTGACCCGCCACTGGGACAGCCTACCTCAAG GTGAAAACAATGAGGATACTGAGTTCCTGTACTACATGAATGAGGGTGTTTATGGTCCATTCAGCCACAAACTGCTGGGAAACTCCATCGCTGCCCCATCAGTGCACAAG CACGTGCTGTGTGCGGACGAGGCGGTGTATCCCAGCAGCCTGTGGGGCCCGTCACTGGACGAGCTGGACCAGGTGGTGGAGCGCTGCCTGCTGCCTGAGCTCAGTGTGGGAGACTGGCTTCTCTTCTCCAACATGGGAGCGTGCGGTCTGGAGGAGTTGAGCTGCCTCTCTGGCTCTCCCCAGCTGCCCGTCTACTACACTGTCTCCACCTCTGACTG GTACGAAATGCAGGAGGCCGGTGTGGCACTGGACAGCGCCATGAAGAATTTCTCCATGGTCCAGTACAGTGCGTAA